The Streptomyces sp. NBC_00483 genome contains the following window.
TGCCGCGGCTGCCCCGCGGGGGCGTGGGACGCGTACGGGTCGGGGGCAAACTCTCCACCCGTACTTGAGGTTGACGGTTCTCCGAAACCTATGCGGCCGGAACCGGCAGGGTCAACAGACGACGCGCCCTGTCCGTCCGAATTGTCTCCGGCGACCTGGTCCCGGAACAGCGGGCGCTCACCCACCTGCGTCTCCGGGACGTCCCCTTGCCGCGGCGCACGGTGACGCGCGTCCTCACGGCTCTTGCCGAACAACTTCGCAAACAACTTCACGGGCGATTCCCCTTGACCGAAACAGACCCGCCCGTGGGGCAGGACGAACCCTGACTGCACACATCGGCGTACATCGCGTACATCAATGACACGGACACCCTCACAACGTCCGTATCCGCCAAACAGTTTCCACCACGCACACCACCCTTGCTGCGGCGACCCCCCGCAACCTCATGCCCTCGCACGGTATCCACCATGCACCCCCGACTTCACTCCGAGGACGACCGAGCGTAATCAGGCCGTTTCGCCGATCGCAAGGCATCCACGACGATCTTGTTCGAGCGGCTCACGGCCACCGTGGCCTGCTCCTTCTCCAGCGTCTGCACCACACCCCCGGGAATGTTCAGGGCCGGCTCCAGGTCCTGCGGCTTGCCGATGACCTTGAACCGGTAGGGGCGGCCGATCTCGTGCCCGTCCACGCTGATCCCCTTCCCGCCGCTGCCGTCCGTCAGATACGTGTTGGCCACGACGCGGACATCATTCACCTGAATCGCCTCCGCACCGGCGGCGCGCAGCTCCTGGACCGCGTCGAGCAGCATGTCCGCCTCCACGGCCCCCTTCGTGTCGGTGACGGTCATGGTGATCCCGGGGCCCTGCGCGGCCGTCGTGCCCGCCAGAATGCCGAGCTGCTTCTGCTTCTCGGCCGTCTGCTTGCGGGCCTCGTCGGCCTGGTCCGAACTGCTCTCCAGCTCGGTGCGCTGGTCCACGAGACCTT
Protein-coding sequences here:
- a CDS encoding DUF881 domain-containing protein, with the protein product MSQNENEENAENRENSRGVQPDGESGQLRKELSKELPPEVPPANRAAEREAEAGAAEPEASQPQAPEPEPAGTDDRPEAGPDVVEPELTGRQRLVKGLWPPRASRAQLIMAVLLFVLGLGLAIQVRSTSDNSALRGARQEDLVRILDELDDRTQRLEDEKQGLVDQRTELESSSDQADEARKQTAEKQKQLGILAGTTAAQGPGITMTVTDTKGAVEADMLLDAVQELRAAGAEAIQVNDVRVVANTYLTDGSGGKGISVDGHEIGRPYRFKVIGKPQDLEPALNIPGGVVQTLEKEQATVAVSRSNKIVVDALRSAKRPDYARSSSE